Proteins co-encoded in one Capsicum annuum cultivar UCD-10X-F1 chromosome 9, UCD10Xv1.1, whole genome shotgun sequence genomic window:
- the LOC107854856 gene encoding light-harvesting complex-like protein OHP1, chloroplastic: MAALSSSFLSTALSTNHSQNQHFLLPHNPNLKINKRVFKIQAAKLPAGVELPKEVPKLSRPLFGFTKTAEIWNSRACMIGLIGTFIVELIFNKGILEMIGVEIGKGLDIPL, from the exons ATGGCTGCACTCTCATCTTCTTTCCTCTCAACAGCACTCTCAACAAATCATTCTCAGAATCAGCATTTCCTTCTGCCCCATAATCCCAACTTGAAAATCAACAAGAGAGTTTTCAAGATTCAGGCTGCAAAGCTTCCTGCTGGG GTGGAGTTGCCAAAGGAAGTACCAAAGTTGAGCAGACCTCTTTTCGGTTTTACCAAGACAGCTGAGATATGGAACTCTAGAGCTTGTATGATTGGCCTTATTGGTACATTCATTGTGGAACTA ATTTTCAACAAGGGAATTCTTGAAATGATTGGCGTAGAGATTGGGAAAGGCCTTGATATTCCTCTCTAG